ttttttcttgagagtGCCGGTTGCGTGGAGCACCATGGTCTCTATAGTGAATCCTGGTCCAAATGCCACCATGGCCCCCCACTCTGCTcgctctccttcctcctccatacgcCGTCGCAGCTCGTCAAGCACGAAGATCACAGTGGCACTAAACATATTTCCAAACTTCTGAACAACAGTTCGGCTCGCTGCTAGCTTCGTGGGCTCTAACTGGAGTGTCTTGTCAAGTTGGTCCAAGATCCCACGGCTGCCGGGGTGCACTGCCCAGAAGAGGTCATTCCATTGGAAGTCCATGTCAAGTGGACCAAATGCTTCCAAAAGACAAGGTTCCATGGTGTCTGCCACCAGTGTGGGCAGTTTGGTGTAAACTTTCCCATGAGTGCCGTGGCTCCCTAAGTTCAGGGTGAGCACATGCTCGGTGCTCGGCACGAGGGTCTGAGAGACGGACACCATCTCAAACAGAGGATTCTCGACGGGGTGTATGGGATCAGCGCCGGCGATAACCGCGCCTGCCCCATCACCGAACAACGCATGAGTAATGAGGGTGTCTAAGCAGTCCCCTTCGCCAGGGCTGCAGAAGCCAGAAATGGCTAGCTCCACACAAGCCACGAGGATGCGTGCCCCATGGTTGTTCTCAGCAAGGTCCTTGGCTAGGCGCAAGGCGGAGCAGCCAGCGAAGCAGCCGTTAAGATGGAGCATTGTACGACACACGTCGGCGCGAAGGCCAAGGAGTGAAACCAAGCGTACGTCGGCGCTTGGGGCGCCGGCGTCAGAGTTGGTGGTGACGATAAGGTGGGTGATATCAGTGGCCGGACGGCCCCACTTTGCGATGGCCTTCTTTGCTGCTGATGCCGCAAGCTCTGGAGCAGCCTTGGCCACGATATCATGCCGAACTTCACGGGACGGTGATGTGTGGTCCAGCAAGACAGGGTGGGAATTGAGCAGTTCATCCGTGTGGTAGAAGAAACGATTCTCCGTGCCCGTGAGACCACCTGATTAAATATTAGAGATCCAAAGGACCAACACCATAATGAATCATGTCTCCTTTAAAAAATTAgtactccctcagtcccataatataagaacgtttttaacattagtgtcaaaaacgttcttatattatgagatggagggagtacatatgttTGGGTGCTTACATATTATCTTGAATGTGTCTTTATGGTCAGTAAGGTGCTCGCTCTTGGTGACACGGAAATAGTAGTCAGGGTACTCTTCTTGGGACACTTGGTTCGCAGGATTTGCTGTTCCGATAGCTAGCATTGCCGCGGAGCCTTCTGCACGCTGCGCGCAACGGATCTCGCTTAGCTTCGCTGAGCCGCCTGCCATGGTCTCGGAGCAGTCACCTGCTATATATATATCAGGAGGTGAAGATAATAGGGAAGTATTGTACCTTAGAGGTACTAATAATGCACTAGGGATGTATCTATTATCTCTATTAATCATAGAAAATGCCGAAAAACTAGAAAGCAATTAGGCCATGAACAAAAACAATTAGGCCATGAATAGGTAAATGCTGCATCGATGTTGTGAATAAAACTAagattttttttgcgggtgaataaAACTAAGAACATTTAATGCTATCAGTAGCAATTAATGTTAATCACATCTCTAGAACACTAGAACACCTAATTTGTCAGTGCACACTACATATAGAGGCGTAAATGGACTTTCTGCTTGTCTTTTTCTTATAGGCAATGGGGAGATGCTTAGCATGGATTAAGGCTAACATGGATTTATATTTTATCTTGTTGGGTAATATGAAAATACATAGAAATAAATAGATGTAATTACCATTTTTAATAATTTCATGTTGCGTGAAAAATGAAATTATTTGAATCACCCAAAGTTGCACATTATTCAATTTGATAATATTTTGTATCAGATTGCTCTTTTTGAAGGCGTGCATAATGAATGAACAGTAATAGGATATTAATTAAGATGGATGGATGCTAATCCAGAAGCTTAATTAAAAAATGAATAGACATAGGTTTAGGAAAGTTCAGGACACTGATGAATAGACATAGATACATAGGTTTACGTACTTACCTTCTTGTCGTCAACCTGACAAGGCTTAATAAGAGATAGATCAGAGCTTCCTGTCGTGTACGGTAGAAACTAGGCAGCAGACTAAAGAGTTATGGGCTGTACTGTGAGATGGGAGGGATGGAAGGAGGTGCCAAGTATTTAAAGGCTGCAGCAGCGGAGCAGCGGAGCAGCGTGGACTAGTCGTTTCCCGGGAGATAAATTCGTCTGATCCGCCACCATCCCACCCGTCCAGTTTGAATTCAGTCAATATTCTATCTTTGAAACGAAAACTCCCTGCATTCAACATCTTGTCTATTTGCGCTGCAATATTTTCTCTCCTGGTGGCCGCCCCATTGCTTCCACCCACGTTTTTCTTTTTGCATGATAATATGTGTCTCATTCAAATAAGataggccaaggaacaagccacgTATACCGGAAATCAGTTGATGCTTCCAGGAGCACGTGCTCATGCGCGCCAAAATaatttttgaaatgtcaaaaaaatttCAATAAAAATTATATGTGTTCTTTGTCACATCCAAATGCTACATACAAATTTGTAGGCAATAAGATTAAACATTTTGGCCCGTGAACAAAAAAGCACCAAATGTTACCCCAAAATGTCATCTAAATTTGTTTTTTTCACCGGCGAAACATCGCTGCTCTGTTTCGGATGAAAGTTTTCAAGGATGCTTGCGACACTAACACAAACATCtacaaaaaattcagatttttataAAAACATTTACTATATATTTTTGTTTTACTATTCAGGTGGGAGCGCATGCTCCCGGGAGCCAAAACGCAATTCTCCCCGCAACAAAAAAAggtacaagccacgtaaaaacggAGTTGACAAACTGAGAAAATAGTAGAACAGTAGTCTTTGCACAAAGAACCATCAATCAAAAAAGAAAAGTACAATAATAATGGACCCATCTCCTAAGCATGACTTCAACACGTGTCACCTCTGGCACCACCATAACAACCATCAAAGGAGAATGTGACGAATCACCTCTTCACATGAGCTGGATGCTGGCTCCATCACTGATATAAATGTTTGCAACCTCAAAAGTACCTTACCAAAGGCGAAGCCATTGCCGTTGAAAACAAATTTGGGCCAAGGTAGCATCCCAGACACGCCATTGAACTCCAGATCTGCACCCCCGCACGACTAAGATGTCGGAGAAGGAAACCATACCCGCCAGCCACCAACCATGAACCTAGCACACGATCCGTCTTCTAGATGTCGTTGATGTAGACCACCATCTGCATCCGCCCCCCGACTATCTCCCAAGCTCCACACCGGCACTGACGCACATGCCGTGCAAAGGCAGAGCTCGAGAAGGCAAATCCACCGTAAGGATACTGCCATCACTACGATATCCCCGCTTGAACATGCTAGTTGACAAGCCCATCAACGACCATAGAACCGATCACCTCATCGGGGGAGGAATTGGAGCTTCTTTATATAGATATGTCGCCGCAGCCGTGCAAGCAAGACGTGGAATGACCCAAAACCTGAGCTAATCGGCCATAATACCTTAAGCTACCCGAGATCCACATGCACGGGATCCGGCGACCCCCATTACCACCGACAATCGAGAGGTCatcggcggaggggagccgccagAGGACGGTTCCGCAAGCTGTCCTTTctcgcggcggctagggttctagtCGCCACACACGAGGGGAAAAAAGTTTCACGTCGTACGGAGTGGACGTCCACACATATCTTCCACGACAAAGATTAAATTGGCATGCAACACACATGCGCGCGCACAAACACAAGTATGAATGTATACTAGTGATTGGGGCGTCACCCTGTGGTGCCGGTTGAGAGGAAGTTGCGTGCATGTTTCCATTTAAAAAGCTACATAGAGTTCTCGCTTCCGTCTAAAAAATATCTCAGAAAAAAATcctcaccttcatctaaaaaatgaagtaaaaaagaaaaaagaaaaaaaattaccaCCACAGCCTACCAGCGAGTGTCACTTTGCATAACTCATCATTTAAAAAATACCAGTGGTCCTCACCTACATCtaataagaaaaaaaattaaaaaataatccacacctttattaaaaaaaattcaaaagattTCTCACAGCGATCACTCAGCTTGCGCcacgtggcatagctggttggccgcccTTCACACTTAGCTTAATGGGTTTAATTTAGAACATGAGTTGGACCATTCCCAATACGTCCAGAATCATTGCATTTTGTTGCTTATGTGTATAAAAGAAACATCATACAAGCTTGTACCATGTTGAAATGCTCCAGCAAACATAaacaatactccctctgttcacttttataaggcgttgaagacatttcagacagcgTGCAAAGCAGCCCATTttcagttgtctgaaacgacttataaaAATGAACGGGGGAGTAATTAATTTCACTAAAAACTCACCTTTAACAATCTGGGCACTCGGCTTCATCGATTTAGGCTTGTTGCCACAAATCCGGTTCGTTGGAGCACTATAGCTCTAGATTGGTCAACCTTGGACACATTCCCCGTGGTCCTAGTGCCTTTCCGGAGTGTGGTGCAATGGAGGGTCCGCTTTGAGCTCTAGCTCATTGTCCACGACGCATGGCTATAGGCCCCCATCAGATTGTAACGGAGAACTATCTGGGGAGCGCACTGTACGAGGAGCCGCAGTTGAGCGTTGGTGGAGGAATGACCCATTCGGATATCAGGGAGGAGGTGCATAGTGCAGTTTGTTGGGTTGTGCTGTCTCCTAGGACAAGATGGAACAAACTGTGCAGAAGTGGTATGTTGGTAGCGGAGATAGACGGTTGATAGATTGTGTAAGCGCATTTCGTGCTCCTTAAAAATGTTATGAGAACATTGAAGTCTTGGGAATTGCCATTGAAGAATTGGAAGCTATTGCACAGACGTACTTTTACTAGTTTCTTTATTTTGCATTTGAGTCATAGGGAAAATCTTACTATTAACGGAGGTCCAAGAGAAAGCCAGGTTGAAGTCTTTGTATGTGCGTTGAATCTAACATTTTCTTCAGTGAGGGAATACTTGTAAATCTCCTTTGCAGTGAGTTATTTAGCTTCGGTGTCGAAGTTAAGACTTTGGGATAGCCAGGTTATATTCCTCACCGGGGAGTTGGAAATCTTCCCGCCCAAGGCTGTCCAATTAGCTAGTCGGAAGTTCCAACTGTTTTCCTCATATTGTGTGCATGTTGGGCGTGTTCCTTCTACGGTTTTATGAGCCCCGTAGGTTTACTCACGAGCTATAAGTAGCCACCACCACAACCATTTGTGGTTGGCTGCTCCAAGTGAATTTGGGACAATTGTTGTCTAGGCAACCCTTCCACCCACAGATTTTCTGGGTGGAAGGGTTGCCTAGACAACACTTGTCCCAAATTCACATAAGCGAAGAATCTAATTATCATGATCAGTCAGTTGATTGGAATACGATATCTTCCTCCCTAATCTTCACATCTAATGGTGCATGCATAAAGGGAACCATCAGTATATAGTTTCATCGGGTCAACCATTATTAAATCCACACTATAACATGTAAACATGTCTAGATCTCCGAAGTAACCATTGGATTTACCATTGGTCATTTGGACCGATAACCATGCTCGTATTCCATGTTTTATTTTCGATAACCATTTTCTCATATAAGGTGGGTGGATGTCAGTTCACTTACTTAAAATTACGGAAATTTATTACTTTTACTGCCGGCATTAATTTAACCGATATTTGAATTCAAAAAGTATTATGGACTAATAACATAAGATTCCTTCCCTGATAACCACACATACCAGCGTATGTACTCATAataataattaaataattaaataaacaaTTCGCTATAAAATTGCT
This region of Triticum aestivum cultivar Chinese Spring chromosome 2D, IWGSC CS RefSeq v2.1, whole genome shotgun sequence genomic DNA includes:
- the LOC123048185 gene encoding bisdemethoxycurcumin synthase-like — its product is MAGGSAKLSEIRCAQRAEGSAAMLAIGTANPANQVSQEEYPDYYFRVTKSEHLTDHKDTFKIICGLTGTENRFFYHTDELLNSHPVLLDHTSPSREVRHDIVAKAAPELAASAAKKAIAKWGRPATDITHLIVTTNSDAGAPSADVRLVSLLGLRADVCRTMLHLNGCFAGCSALRLAKDLAENNHGARILVACVELAISGFCSPGEGDCLDTLITHALFGDGAGAVIAGADPIHPVENPLFEMVSVSQTLVPSTEHVLTLNLGSHGTHGKVYTKLPTLVADTMEPCLLEAFGPLDMDFQWNDLFWAVHPGSRGILDQLDKTLQLEPTKLAASRTVVQKFGNMFSATVIFVLDELRRRMEEEGERAEWGAMVAFGPGFTIETMVLHATGTLKKK